A single region of the Theileria annulata chromosome 4, complete sequence, *** SEQUENCING IN PROGRESS *** genome encodes:
- a CDS encoding Maf-like protein, putative (Tap579b07.q1c.C.cand.58 - score = 28.68;~SMART pfam:Maf (PF02545) at aa 19-243, E()=1.20e-20) has product MEVYSVVGLRGLFSDPNKAWIVMATQSPHRPMIMKNHMRITNVLTMASGFEEDLSKDDYPTGGDYSAATAENKARIVAKTIFTANDPESKKKVRTLLTNPFGELDKDFDVDKIQVVIGADTIADMNGTIYEKPVDREDARRQLSSYVESYHNIYTGVAMFARGRGYEVPEKKFYTTTKVKYQKLSEEDINALLDTREHEGSAGSYRITGLAESLIEELVGSYTNVIGLPAQCVSSALCDLAKSYNMFNF; this is encoded by the exons atgGAAGTATACTCAGTAGTGGGATTAAGGGGCTTGTTCTCTGACCCAAACAAAGCCTGGATCGTTATGGCAACACAGTCTCCTCATAGACCAATGATAATGAAGAATCATATGAGGATAACAAACGTTCTAACTATGGCCTCAGGGTTCGAAGAAGATCTCAGCAAGGATGATTATCCTACAGGAGGAGACTACTCAGCAGCAACCGCTGAAAATAAGGCCCGAATAGTAGCAAAAACTATATTTACAGCTAATGATCCAGAATCTAAGAAGAAAGTGAGAACGCTTTTAACAAATCCATTCGGAGAATTGGATAAGGATTTTGACGTGGACAAG ATACAAGTGGTAATTGGAGCAGACACTATTGCAGATATGAATGGAACAATCTACGAAAAACCGGTAGACAGAGAAGATGCAAGGAGACAACTCAGCTCATATGTAGAATCATAccataatatttataccGGAGTTGCAATGTTTGCAAGGGGTAGAGGATATGAAGTTCCagaaaaaaaattttatactacGACGAAAGTTAAGTATCAAAAGTTATCAGAGGAAGATATAAATGCACTTTTAGATACAAGAGAACATGAGGGATCAGCAG gATCATATCGGATAACAGGATTAGCAGAATCACTAATAGAAGAACTTGTGGGCTCATATACCAACGTTATTGGACTTCCTGCACAATGTGTATCATCAGCACTATGCGACCTGGCAAAATCATATaatatgtttaatttttaa